A single Pseudomonas sp. HN11 DNA region contains:
- a CDS encoding diacylglycerol kinase, producing MSPFKGQTGIKRIFNAGGYSLDGLRAAFTGEAAFRQLVLLNVILIPLSFFLNVSRVERALLIAVCLLALIVELLNSAVEAAIDRISLDRHPLSKNAKDMGSAAQFVALTMITLVWAVILI from the coding sequence ATGTCGCCTTTCAAGGGTCAAACCGGTATCAAACGTATCTTCAATGCTGGGGGCTATTCCCTGGATGGTCTGCGTGCGGCGTTCACCGGCGAGGCGGCGTTCCGCCAGTTGGTGTTGCTCAACGTGATTCTGATCCCGCTGAGCTTTTTCCTGAATGTCAGCCGGGTCGAGCGCGCCTTGCTCATCGCGGTGTGCCTGCTGGCGTTGATCGTCGAGTTGCTCAATTCTGCGGTGGAAGCGGCGATCGACCGCATCTCCCTGGATCGCCACCCGCTGTCGAAAAATGCCAAGGACATGGGCAGCGCCGCGCAATTCGTCGCGCTGACCATGATCACCCTGGTGTGGGCCGTGATCCTGATCTGA
- a CDS encoding ferredoxin--NADP reductase has translation MSNMNHERVLSVHHWNDTLFSFKCTRDPGLRFENGQFVMIGLQQPNGRPLMRAYSIASPNWEEHLEFFSIKVPDGPLTSQLQHLKEGDEIIISKKPTGTLVLDDLKPGKHLYLLSTGTGLAPFMSVIQDPETYERFEKVILCHGVRYVNEVAYREFITEHLPQNEFFGEALRDKLIYYPTVTREPFENEGRLTDLMRSGKLFSDIGLPPINPEDDRAMLCGSPSMLDETSEVLNNFGLKVSPRMREPGDYLIERAFVEK, from the coding sequence ATGAGCAACATGAACCACGAGCGTGTCCTCAGTGTTCATCACTGGAACGACACTCTGTTCAGCTTCAAGTGCACCCGCGATCCGGGCCTGCGCTTCGAGAACGGTCAGTTCGTGATGATCGGCCTGCAACAGCCCAACGGCCGCCCGCTCATGCGCGCTTACTCCATTGCCAGCCCGAACTGGGAAGAGCATCTGGAGTTCTTCAGCATCAAGGTGCCGGATGGCCCGCTGACTTCCCAGTTGCAACACTTGAAGGAAGGCGACGAGATCATCATCAGCAAAAAACCGACAGGCACCTTGGTGCTTGATGATTTGAAGCCGGGCAAACACCTGTACCTGCTCAGCACCGGCACTGGCCTGGCGCCGTTCATGAGCGTGATCCAGGACCCGGAAACCTACGAGCGTTTCGAAAAAGTGATCCTGTGCCACGGCGTGCGTTACGTCAACGAAGTCGCCTACCGCGAATTCATCACCGAGCACCTGCCGCAGAACGAATTCTTCGGCGAGGCCCTGCGTGACAAATTGATCTACTACCCGACCGTGACCCGCGAGCCGTTCGAAAACGAAGGCCGCCTGACCGACCTGATGCGCAGCGGCAAGCTGTTCAGCGACATCGGCCTGCCGCCGATCAACCCAGAGGACGATCGCGCCATGCTGTGCGGCAGCCCAAGCATGCTGGACGAAACCAGCGAAGTGTTGAACAACTTCGGCCTGAAAGTTTCGCCACGGATGCGTGAGCCGGGTGATTACTTGATCGAGCGTGCGTTCGTCGAGAAGTGA
- the tsaA gene encoding tRNA (N6-threonylcarbamoyladenosine(37)-N6)-methyltransferase TrmO: MAYNVSPVGFVRSCFKEKFAIPRQPQLAPAARGVLELVAPFDGGEAVQGLEQVSHVWLLFLFHQALEDKPRLKVRPPRLGGNTSMGVFATRATHRPNGIGQSVVKLDKVEPGRLWISGIDLLDGTPVLDIKPYVPYADIVDTATNCIASAAPQLIPVQWLKTALQQAQAHAQCLGEPLVELIDQCLAQDPRPAYQTPGPEREYGARFWDVDVHWHYPEAGMICVLEVLPAT, translated from the coding sequence ATGGCCTACAACGTCTCGCCCGTCGGCTTCGTGCGCTCCTGCTTCAAGGAGAAGTTCGCCATCCCACGCCAACCGCAGCTGGCACCGGCCGCCCGGGGCGTGCTGGAGCTGGTGGCGCCGTTCGACGGCGGCGAGGCCGTACAGGGCCTGGAGCAGGTCAGCCATGTATGGTTGCTGTTCCTGTTTCACCAGGCGCTGGAAGACAAACCCCGCCTGAAAGTGCGCCCACCGCGCCTGGGCGGCAACACCTCCATGGGCGTGTTCGCCACCCGCGCTACCCACCGGCCCAATGGCATTGGCCAGTCAGTGGTGAAACTGGACAAGGTCGAGCCGGGGCGGCTGTGGATTTCCGGGATTGATCTGCTGGACGGCACGCCAGTGCTGGATATCAAGCCGTATGTGCCGTATGCCGACATTGTCGACACGGCCACCAACTGTATCGCCAGCGCCGCACCGCAGCTGATTCCGGTGCAGTGGCTCAAGACCGCCCTGCAACAGGCACAAGCCCATGCCCAGTGCCTGGGCGAGCCACTGGTGGAGCTGATTGATCAGTGTCTGGCGCAGGATCCACGGCCGGCGTATCAAACACCGGGGCCGGAGCGGGAATACGGGGCGCGGTTCTGGGATGTGGATGTGCATTGGCACTATCCGGAGGCTGGGATGATTTGTGTGCTGGAAGTGCTTCCAGCCACCTGA
- the erdR gene encoding response regulator transcription factor ErdR, with amino-acid sequence MATYDILIADDHPLFRSALHQAVTLGLGPDVRLVEVASIAELEARLTEKSDWDLVLLDLNMPGAYGFSGLVLLRGQYPQIPVVMVSAQEEADVVVRSKEFGASGFIPKSSGMEDIQKAVRTVLDGDVSWPPQAFEEINVSDEAKAARDGLASLTPQQFRVLTMVCEGLLNKQIAYELNVSEATIKAHVTAIFRKLGVRTRTQAALLLQQLESISQH; translated from the coding sequence ATGGCCACATACGACATCCTGATAGCCGATGACCACCCGTTGTTTCGCAGCGCGCTGCATCAAGCAGTGACATTGGGCCTCGGCCCTGACGTGCGTCTGGTCGAAGTGGCCAGCATTGCTGAGCTGGAAGCCCGTCTCACCGAAAAATCCGACTGGGACCTGGTGCTGCTCGACCTGAACATGCCCGGCGCCTATGGCTTCTCCGGATTGGTGTTGTTGCGCGGTCAATACCCGCAGATCCCCGTAGTGATGGTTTCGGCCCAGGAAGAAGCTGACGTGGTGGTGCGCTCCAAGGAGTTTGGCGCCAGTGGTTTCATCCCCAAGTCCAGCGGTATGGAAGATATCCAGAAAGCCGTACGTACTGTGTTGGATGGGGATGTGTCCTGGCCGCCGCAAGCGTTCGAAGAAATCAACGTGTCCGACGAAGCCAAGGCTGCCCGTGATGGCCTTGCCAGCCTGACACCGCAGCAATTCCGGGTGCTGACCATGGTCTGCGAAGGCTTGTTGAACAAGCAGATTGCCTACGAGCTGAATGTGTCGGAAGCCACCATCAAGGCCCACGTTACGGCGATCTTCCGTAAGCTGGGCGTGCGTACGCGCACCCAGGCAGCGCTGCTCTTGCAACAACTTGAGTCAATTTCGCAACATTAA
- a CDS encoding CinA family protein: MKEITQLAAELGRRLQVLNAHVTTAESCTGGGIAEAITRIPGSSAWFEAGYVTYSNRQKTRQLNVPETLFPKVGAVSQEVVEAMVRGAQEKSLARFAVAVSGVAGPDGGSPDKPVGTVWLAFGVGEEITAELEHFTGNRDEVRRQTVKAALEGLLRRAAAEIENQG; this comes from the coding sequence GTGAAGGAAATCACTCAACTGGCTGCTGAACTGGGTCGCCGTTTACAGGTGCTCAATGCTCACGTCACCACGGCCGAGTCCTGTACCGGCGGTGGTATCGCGGAAGCCATCACGCGGATCCCGGGAAGCTCGGCCTGGTTCGAGGCGGGTTACGTCACCTATTCCAACCGCCAGAAGACCCGGCAGTTGAATGTGCCGGAAACGTTGTTTCCAAAAGTGGGGGCGGTCAGCCAGGAAGTGGTGGAGGCAATGGTCCGTGGCGCCCAGGAAAAAAGCCTGGCGCGGTTTGCTGTCGCCGTCAGTGGTGTGGCAGGGCCGGACGGTGGTTCGCCAGACAAACCGGTCGGCACCGTATGGCTGGCGTTTGGCGTGGGCGAAGAGATAACGGCCGAGCTTGAGCACTTCACCGGCAACCGCGATGAGGTCCGCCGACAAACGGTAAAGGCCGCGCTAGAGGGCTTGTTGCGACGAGCTGCAGCAGAAATAGAAAATCAGGGGTAG
- a CDS encoding glycoside hydrolase family 19 protein codes for MLITQPQLIQIMPGARRMAGLFSTALNATFVRYEINSVLRAAAFLAQIGHESGELRYVRELGSDTYLSKYDTGTLAARLGNTPEADGDGQKYRGRGLIQITGRRNYLACSEALFGDDRLLRQPELLEQPQWACESAAWFWQSNGLNELADKDQFTTITRRINGGLNGLEDRLQLWARAKAVLCVS; via the coding sequence GTGTTGATAACGCAGCCTCAATTGATTCAAATCATGCCAGGCGCTCGCCGTATGGCGGGCCTTTTTTCAACCGCGCTGAATGCGACTTTTGTTCGGTACGAAATCAACAGCGTACTGCGCGCTGCTGCTTTTCTCGCGCAGATCGGTCACGAGTCCGGCGAACTGCGCTACGTGCGCGAACTCGGCAGCGATACTTATTTGAGCAAGTACGACACCGGCACCCTGGCCGCACGCCTGGGCAACACCCCTGAAGCGGACGGCGACGGCCAGAAGTACAGGGGCCGGGGGCTGATCCAGATCACCGGTCGCCGCAACTACCTGGCCTGCAGCGAGGCGCTGTTCGGTGATGATCGCTTGCTGCGACAACCCGAATTACTGGAGCAACCGCAATGGGCTTGTGAATCCGCCGCCTGGTTCTGGCAAAGCAATGGCTTGAATGAACTCGCCGACAAGGACCAGTTCACCACCATCACCCGGCGTATCAACGGCGGGCTCAATGGCCTGGAGGACCGTTTGCAGTTGTGGGCGCGGGCCAAGGCGGTGCTATGCGTTTCCTAG
- a CDS encoding PA3611 family quorum-sensing-regulated virulence factor, with product MLRSMLRLVAPSVALALVLPVCAQAASLLEAQMNRKLQSVAAESNKDLPREIDEKTLEVAYTVEGMQLIDHLSVLPDRAEQMRANPKAVYFQLGQSVCLNKGYRELMAKGAVMRYEITENKTNRPVASVKFVEADCPAPAAAKKKK from the coding sequence ATGCTGCGTTCCATGCTGCGCCTTGTCGCCCCATCCGTCGCCCTCGCGCTGGTACTGCCCGTGTGCGCCCAGGCGGCCTCGCTGCTGGAGGCCCAAATGAACCGGAAGCTGCAAAGCGTCGCGGCTGAAAGCAACAAGGACCTGCCACGGGAAATCGACGAAAAGACCCTGGAAGTGGCCTACACCGTCGAAGGCATGCAACTGATCGATCACCTGAGCGTCTTGCCGGATCGCGCCGAACAGATGCGCGCCAATCCTAAGGCCGTGTATTTCCAGCTCGGCCAGAGTGTATGCCTGAACAAGGGCTACCGCGAGCTGATGGCCAAGGGCGCGGTGATGCGTTACGAAATCACCGAGAACAAGACCAACCGTCCTGTGGCCTCGGTAAAGTTCGTGGAAGCGGATTGCCCGGCACCCGCTGCGGCAAAAAAGAAAAAGTAA
- a CDS encoding LysR family transcriptional regulator, which produces MRFTLRQLQVFVAVAQQESVSRAAGLLALSQSAASTSITELERQSSCQLFDRAGKRLSLNALGHQLLPQAVALLDQAKEIEDLLNGKSGFGSLAVGATLTIGNYLATLLIGSFMQQHPESQVKLHVQNTAHIVHQVAHYEIDLGLIEGDCSHPDIEVQTWVEDELVVFCAPQHHLAKRGVASMDELTHEAWILREQGSGTRLTFDQAMRHHRSALNIRLELEHTEAIKRAVESGLGIGCISRLALRDAFRRGSLVPVETPDLDLARQFYFIWHKQKYQTSAMREFLELCRAFTAGVQRSDEIVLPSIA; this is translated from the coding sequence ATGCGATTTACTCTCCGTCAACTGCAAGTCTTCGTCGCCGTCGCCCAGCAGGAAAGCGTCTCGCGCGCTGCTGGCCTTCTGGCCTTATCTCAATCCGCCGCCAGCACCTCGATTACCGAGCTGGAGCGCCAATCCAGCTGCCAATTATTCGACCGCGCGGGAAAGCGCCTGAGCCTCAACGCCCTCGGCCATCAGTTGTTGCCCCAGGCGGTGGCGCTGCTGGACCAGGCCAAGGAGATCGAGGATCTGCTCAACGGCAAGTCCGGTTTCGGCTCCCTGGCGGTCGGCGCCACCCTCACCATCGGTAATTACCTGGCCACGCTGTTGATCGGCAGCTTCATGCAGCAACACCCCGAGAGCCAGGTAAAGCTACATGTGCAAAACACTGCCCATATCGTGCATCAGGTGGCGCACTACGAAATTGACCTGGGTCTAATCGAAGGCGACTGCAGCCACCCGGACATCGAGGTGCAAACCTGGGTGGAAGATGAACTGGTGGTGTTTTGCGCGCCGCAGCATCACCTGGCCAAACGTGGCGTGGCGAGCATGGACGAGTTGACCCATGAGGCATGGATCCTGCGGGAACAAGGCTCAGGCACGCGCCTGACCTTTGACCAAGCCATGCGCCATCACCGTAGTGCGCTGAATATCCGCCTCGAGCTGGAGCATACCGAGGCAATCAAGCGGGCGGTGGAATCTGGATTGGGGATTGGCTGCATTTCTCGGCTGGCACTGCGCGACGCGTTCCGCCGTGGCAGCCTGGTACCGGTGGAAACCCCGGATCTGGACCTGGCCCGGCAGTTCTACTTCATCTGGCATAAACAGAAGTACCAGACCTCGGCAATGCGCGAATTCCTGGAACTGTGCCGCGCTTTCACCGCTGGGGTTCAACGCAGCGACGAGATCGTGCTGCCGAGCATTGCCTGA
- a CDS encoding rRNA pseudouridine synthase, which translates to MTDPIRLSKRLIELVGCSRREAELFIEGGWVSVDGEVIDEPQFKVTTQKVELDPEAKATAPEPVTILLHAPAGVDAETAMASISADTLSQEHRFGKRPLKGHFLRLTASADLQAKASGLLVFTQDWKILRKLTADAAKIEQEYVVEVEGDMVAHGLNRLNHGLTYKGKELPAVKASWQNENRLRFAMKNPQPGVIALFCEAVGLKVIAIRRIRIGGVSIGKVPVGQWRYLSGKEKF; encoded by the coding sequence ATGACTGACCCCATACGCCTCTCCAAACGCCTTATCGAACTGGTCGGTTGCTCCCGTCGGGAGGCTGAGCTGTTTATCGAAGGCGGCTGGGTCTCGGTGGACGGTGAAGTGATCGACGAGCCGCAGTTCAAGGTCACCACACAGAAGGTCGAGCTGGACCCGGAGGCCAAGGCCACCGCGCCCGAGCCGGTGACCATCCTGTTGCACGCCCCGGCCGGCGTGGATGCCGAGACGGCCATGGCGTCGATCAGCGCCGACACCCTCTCGCAAGAACACCGCTTCGGCAAGCGCCCGCTCAAGGGCCACTTCCTGCGCCTCACCGCCAGCGCCGACCTGCAAGCCAAGGCCAGCGGCCTGCTGGTGTTCACCCAGGACTGGAAGATCCTGCGCAAATTGACCGCCGATGCCGCCAAGATCGAGCAGGAATACGTGGTGGAAGTGGAAGGCGACATGGTTGCCCACGGCCTCAACCGCCTGAACCACGGCCTGACCTATAAAGGCAAAGAACTGCCCGCCGTCAAAGCCAGCTGGCAGAACGAGAACCGCCTGCGCTTTGCGATGAAAAACCCCCAGCCAGGCGTGATCGCGCTGTTCTGCGAAGCGGTTGGCCTCAAAGTCATCGCCATTCGCCGTATCCGCATCGGCGGCGTTTCCATCGGCAAGGTGCCGGTCGGCCAATGGCGTTATCTGTCTGGCAAAGAGAAGTTCTAA
- a CDS encoding lysis system i-spanin subunit Rz, translating to MRFLGVLGVCVLLAVVWQVQAWRYGAQIEHLSAIQTQAALQQQQAEQDKRLALEQQLSAIDQQHARELSDAQRTQAALRDRIATADVRLSVLLDASSGCPMPAATAAGGVVHATSRARLDPAHAQRIIRITDDGDSALIALRACQAYVRAVAR from the coding sequence ATGCGTTTCCTAGGTGTGCTTGGCGTATGCGTGCTGTTGGCTGTTGTCTGGCAGGTGCAGGCGTGGCGGTACGGGGCGCAGATTGAACACTTGTCAGCAATACAGACCCAGGCAGCCCTGCAGCAACAGCAGGCCGAACAAGACAAGCGGCTGGCCCTTGAGCAACAGCTCAGTGCCATCGACCAACAACATGCCCGGGAGTTGAGCGATGCCCAACGTACTCAAGCAGCTTTGCGTGACCGCATTGCCACTGCTGATGTGCGGTTGTCAGTCCTTCTCGACGCTTCCAGTGGCTGCCCAATGCCAGCCGCCACCGCCGCCGGCGGCGTGGTTCATGCAACCTCGCGAGCCCGACTTGACCCGGCGCATGCTCAGCGAATTATCCGCATCACCGACGACGGCGACAGCGCCCTGATTGCCTTGCGTGCCTGCCAGGCCTACGTGCGCGCTGTCGCCCGTTAA
- the recA gene encoding recombinase RecA, whose protein sequence is MDDNKKKALAAALGQIERQFGKGAVMRMGDHDRQAIPAISTGSLGLDIALGIGGLPKGRIVEIYGPESSGKTTLTLSVIAQAQKMGATCAFVDAEHALDPEYAGKLGVNVDDLLVSQPDTGEQALEITDMLVRSNAIDVIVVDSVAALVPKAEIEGEMGDMHVGLQARLMSQALRKITGNIKNANCLVIFINQIRMKIGVMFGSPETTTGGNALKFYASVRLDIRRTGAVKEGDEVVGSETRVKVVKNKVAPPFRQAEFQILYGKGIYLNGEMIDLGVLHGFVEKSGAWYAYNGSKIGQGKANSAKFLADNPDIAATLEKQIRDKLLTAAPDVKAAANRDPVEEVEEADTDI, encoded by the coding sequence ATGGACGACAACAAGAAGAAAGCCTTGGCTGCGGCCCTGGGTCAGATCGAACGTCAATTCGGCAAGGGTGCCGTAATGCGTATGGGCGATCACGACCGTCAGGCGATCCCGGCTATTTCCACTGGCTCTCTGGGTCTGGACATCGCGCTCGGCATTGGTGGCCTGCCAAAAGGCCGTATTGTCGAAATCTACGGTCCTGAATCTTCCGGTAAGACTACCCTGACCCTGTCGGTGATTGCCCAGGCGCAAAAAATGGGCGCCACCTGTGCGTTCGTCGACGCCGAGCACGCCCTGGACCCTGAATATGCCGGCAAGCTGGGCGTCAACGTTGACGACCTGCTGGTTTCCCAGCCGGACACCGGTGAGCAAGCCCTGGAAATCACCGACATGTTGGTGCGCTCCAACGCCATCGACGTGATCGTGGTCGATTCCGTGGCTGCCCTGGTGCCCAAGGCTGAAATCGAAGGCGAAATGGGTGATATGCACGTGGGCCTGCAAGCCCGTCTGATGTCCCAGGCGCTGCGTAAAATTACCGGTAACATCAAGAACGCCAATTGCCTGGTGATCTTCATCAACCAGATCCGTATGAAGATCGGCGTGATGTTCGGCAGCCCGGAAACCACCACCGGCGGTAACGCGCTGAAGTTCTACGCTTCGGTCCGTCTGGATATCCGCCGTACTGGCGCGGTGAAAGAAGGTGACGAGGTTGTGGGTAGCGAAACCCGCGTTAAAGTCGTGAAGAACAAAGTGGCCCCGCCTTTCCGTCAGGCCGAGTTCCAGATTCTCTACGGCAAGGGTATCTACCTGAACGGCGAGATGATCGACTTGGGCGTGTTGCACGGTTTCGTCGAGAAATCCGGTGCATGGTATGCCTACAACGGCAGCAAGATCGGCCAAGGCAAGGCCAACTCGGCCAAGTTCCTGGCGGACAATCCGGACATTGCTGCTACGCTTGAAAAGCAGATTCGCGACAAGCTGCTGACCGCCGCTCCAGACGTGAAAGCTGCCGCCAACCGCGATCCGGTTGAAGAAGTGGAAGAAGCTGACACTGACATCTGA
- a CDS encoding TIGR00730 family Rossman fold protein: MPYEPNDRLLRHFEQHGTDLTQQVDAQLQLIAPNSPNIPLYRDMILTVLRMAQDDRNRWNAKITLQAIRELDNAFRVLEQFKGRRKVTVFGSARTPVESPLYALAREVGAALARSDLMVITGGGGGIMAAAHEGAGLEHSLGFNITLPFEQHANPTIDGTENLLSFHFFFTRKLFFVKEADALVLCPGGFGTLDEALEVLTLIQTGKSPLVPVVLLDAPGGGFWQGALDFIRSQLEANRYILPTDLKLIRLVYSAEEAVEEINQFYANFHSTRWLKREFVVRMNHPLSERALAHLQSEFASLRLSGEFQQLAYTGEEHDEPRFSHLTRLVFNFNGRDQGRLRELVDYINLPENWAQAQGKAQQRVAPEPA, from the coding sequence ATGCCCTATGAACCGAATGACCGCCTGCTCCGACATTTTGAACAACACGGCACCGACCTCACGCAGCAGGTCGACGCACAACTCCAGCTGATCGCCCCCAACAGCCCGAATATCCCCTTATATCGCGACATGATCCTCACTGTGCTGCGCATGGCCCAGGACGACCGCAACCGCTGGAACGCCAAGATCACCCTGCAAGCCATTCGCGAGTTGGACAACGCCTTTCGCGTGCTTGAACAATTCAAGGGTCGTCGCAAGGTAACGGTATTCGGCTCGGCCCGCACTCCGGTGGAAAGCCCGCTGTATGCGTTGGCCCGCGAAGTCGGCGCGGCGCTGGCGCGCTCGGACCTCATGGTGATCACCGGCGGCGGTGGCGGCATCATGGCCGCCGCCCACGAAGGCGCGGGCCTGGAACACAGCTTGGGGTTCAACATCACCCTGCCGTTTGAACAGCATGCCAACCCAACGATTGATGGCACTGAAAACCTGCTGTCCTTCCACTTCTTCTTTACTCGCAAGCTGTTCTTCGTCAAGGAAGCCGATGCCCTGGTGCTATGCCCAGGCGGCTTCGGCACCTTGGATGAAGCATTGGAAGTGCTGACCCTGATTCAGACCGGCAAGAGCCCGTTGGTCCCGGTGGTGCTGCTGGACGCGCCGGGTGGCGGGTTCTGGCAAGGCGCGCTGGACTTTATCCGTAGCCAGCTGGAGGCCAATCGCTACATCCTGCCTACCGACCTTAAGCTGATACGCCTGGTGTACAGCGCCGAAGAGGCGGTGGAAGAGATCAACCAGTTTTATGCCAACTTCCACTCTACCCGCTGGCTGAAACGCGAGTTTGTGGTGCGCATGAACCATCCCCTTAGTGAAAGAGCATTGGCCCACTTACAGAGTGAGTTTGCCAGCCTGCGACTAAGTGGAGAGTTCCAGCAACTCGCGTATACCGGCGAGGAACATGATGAACCGAGGTTCAGCCATTTAACGCGGCTGGTGTTCAACTTCAATGGGCGCGATCAGGGTCGGCTGCGGGAATTGGTGGATTACATCAATTTGCCGGAGAACTGGGCACAGGCTCAGGGTAAGGCACAGCAGCGGGTGGCGCCGGAGCCGGCGTGA
- the recX gene encoding recombination regulator RecX has translation MTVVLDTLVAVRRTAMDLLARREHGRVELTRKLRQRGAEPEMIETALDRLTEEGLLSEARYLESFVSYRARSGYGPARIREELSQRGLQRADIDLALRECGISWQAQLEDTWRRKFSGHLPIDAKERAKQGRFLSYRGFSMEMISRLLSGRDMDD, from the coding sequence ATGACAGTTGTACTGGATACACTCGTCGCCGTTCGGCGCACTGCAATGGACCTGCTCGCTCGCCGCGAGCATGGTCGAGTCGAGCTGACGCGCAAGTTGCGTCAGCGCGGTGCGGAGCCCGAAATGATCGAAACGGCCCTCGACCGCTTGACGGAAGAGGGGCTGCTTTCCGAAGCCCGATACCTCGAAAGTTTTGTTTCCTACCGAGCCCGCTCCGGCTACGGCCCGGCGCGGATTCGCGAGGAACTGAGCCAGCGTGGCCTGCAACGCGCGGATATTGACCTTGCCTTGCGCGAGTGCGGGATCAGTTGGCAGGCGCAGTTGGAAGATACCTGGCGGCGCAAGTTCTCTGGCCATCTGCCGATTGATGCCAAGGAACGGGCGAAGCAGGGGCGATTCCTCAGCTATCGCGGGTTCTCAATGGAGATGATCAGCCGCTTATTGAGCGGCCGAGACATGGACGACTGA
- a CDS encoding tRNA-uridine aminocarboxypropyltransferase, translating into MSHAVSRLRTQRLARAVRPFLNRGSRAERCPGCRVIPEYCLCGWRPKVAATSAMCLLMHDVEPMKPSNTGWLIADVIDDTTAFAWSRTEVDPDLLTLLADPQWQPYIVFPGEFVAPERVVSEVKVEEGKRPLFILLDGTWSEARKMFRKSPYLEHLPVLSLAPEQLSRYKLRRSKRDDHFCTAEVAALCLELADDRVASEVLDAYLDVFSTHYLAAKFQLPLDPTDTVHTRLAPYLPTV; encoded by the coding sequence ATGAGCCACGCTGTTTCCCGCCTGCGCACCCAGCGCCTGGCCCGTGCCGTCCGTCCGTTCCTGAATCGTGGCTCGCGTGCCGAACGCTGCCCCGGCTGCCGGGTCATTCCTGAGTACTGCCTGTGTGGCTGGCGGCCCAAAGTCGCCGCAACCTCAGCGATGTGCCTGCTCATGCATGACGTGGAACCCATGAAACCCAGTAATACCGGCTGGCTGATCGCTGATGTAATTGATGACACCACGGCGTTCGCCTGGTCGCGCACCGAAGTCGATCCTGACCTGCTGACCTTGCTGGCCGACCCTCAGTGGCAGCCTTATATTGTGTTCCCCGGCGAATTCGTCGCGCCGGAGCGTGTTGTCAGTGAAGTAAAGGTGGAGGAGGGCAAGCGCCCGCTGTTCATCCTGCTGGACGGCACTTGGAGTGAAGCGCGCAAGATGTTCCGCAAAAGCCCCTACCTGGAGCATTTGCCGGTGCTCAGCCTGGCGCCGGAACAGCTGTCGCGCTACAAGTTGCGTCGTTCCAAGCGCGACGATCACTTCTGCACCGCCGAAGTCGCCGCGCTGTGTCTTGAATTGGCGGATGATCGGGTAGCCAGTGAAGTCCTGGACGCCTACCTCGATGTATTCAGCACCCATTACCTGGCCGCCAAGTTCCAGCTGCCGCTGGATCCGACGGACACTGTTCATACGCGCCTTGCTCCTTATCTTCCGACGGTATAA
- a CDS encoding DUF1456 family protein, with amino-acid sequence MIHNDVLRSVRYMLDISDNKMVEIIKLGGMDVTKDDLLTYLKKDEEEGFVFCPDEVMAHFLDGLVIFKRGKDESRPPQPIETPVTNNIILKKLRVAFELKEDDMHAILKAAEFPVSKPELSALFRKFGHTNYRPCGDQLLRNFLKGLTLRVRA; translated from the coding sequence ATGATTCACAACGACGTACTGCGCAGCGTGCGCTACATGCTCGACATCAGCGACAACAAGATGGTCGAGATCATCAAGCTCGGCGGCATGGACGTGACCAAGGACGACCTGCTGACCTACCTCAAGAAAGATGAGGAAGAAGGCTTTGTGTTCTGCCCGGATGAAGTCATGGCGCACTTCCTCGACGGTTTGGTGATTTTCAAACGTGGCAAGGACGAAAGCCGTCCGCCACAGCCGATCGAAACCCCGGTGACCAACAACATCATCCTCAAGAAGCTGCGCGTGGCCTTCGAACTGAAGGAAGATGACATGCACGCCATCCTCAAGGCCGCCGAGTTCCCGGTGTCCAAGCCTGAGCTGAGCGCGCTGTTCCGCAAGTTCGGCCACACCAACTATCGCCCGTGCGGCGACCAGTTGCTGCGCAATTTCCTGAAGGGCCTGACGCTGCGCGTCAGAGCTTAA